In Oceanispirochaeta sp., the DNA window TCCGTTTTTCCGAGATCAAGAATGAATCGATGGAAAAGAATCAGTCGCAGGCCTTACTGGCAAACTCTTTCACAAGCACGGCCAGCTCCCTGCCCCGCTGAAAGGCCATCTTCATTTCGGCCTCACCCGGAGCGCCCTGCCACTCTACCGACTCAAGGAAATCCCAATGAAGTTTTTCTGTGGCTGTACCCAGTTCTTTTTCGGCTCCTCCGGACCATCCATAGGATCCAAAGCGGAAGGCTTTCTTATTCTGTACTTTTTTGCGGTTGAAATCATCGATGACATGAGCCATAGGGGGAAACATCTGGTATTCGTATGTAGGCATCCCCAATACAATTCCTGCCGATTTCCAGGCATCCGCCAGAATGAATCCGATGTCGTCTTCCGGAACTCTGTACTGATGAACCGGGATCTTCTCACTGCGGATGCCCTTGATGACTTCAGATACAAGTTTAGCCGTATTCCCGTACATGGAACCCCAGATTACAGTGATTTCCGCACAGGCCGGCCCCTTAAGGTAGGATGCGTAACGGGCATATCGCTCCACTATGACCGCAGGATTCTCTCTCCAGATAATTCCGTGGGAGGGACAGATCATACGGATATCCAGACCGCTCAGTTTTTTCAATCCTCTTTCCACAAAAGCAGAAAATGAGGCGACAATGTTGGCGTAATAACGGAGGGCTTCTTTTTTAAAAAACTCATGCTGATCACTCGAAAGCTGATCATCAAAAACTGCATTATCATCTACTTCACCATAGGAACCAAAGGCATCACAGGAAAATAGAATCTTGTCTTCCACAAGAAAGGTCATCATTGTTTCGGGCCAATGAATATTGGGAGTATCAAAAAACTGCAGGGTTTTCCCCTGTCCCAGATCCAGAGTCTCCCCATCTTTGATGGCATGAACATGGTCAAAGATTCCACAAAATTCGTTGACCAGGGGAACCGCTTTCTGACTGCAGTAAATCTCCATCTCCGGATTTTTAGTTCTAAACTTCCTGAGCCATCCTGAATGATCCGGCTCCATATGATTGACGATGATATAATCGATATTGGCGGGACTGACTCCGATTTCTTCCATCTGTGAAGTAATGCTCCGGGGAAAATCATCCTTATTCTGAGTTAAATCAATGACGGCGGTCTTATCACCCTTAACAACATAGGAATTGATAGACGTTCCGTCAGGAATAGACCAGATCCCTTCGAACAGATTACCCGGTTCGA includes these proteins:
- a CDS encoding FprA family A-type flavoprotein — translated: MKSVEITKGVYRMGVNIEPGNLFEGIWSIPDGTSINSYVVKGDKTAVIDLTQNKDDFPRSITSQMEEIGVSPANIDYIIVNHMEPDHSGWLRKFRTKNPEMEIYCSQKAVPLVNEFCGIFDHVHAIKDGETLDLGQGKTLQFFDTPNIHWPETMMTFLVEDKILFSCDAFGSYGEVDDNAVFDDQLSSDQHEFFKKEALRYYANIVASFSAFVERGLKKLSGLDIRMICPSHGIIWRENPAVIVERYARYASYLKGPACAEITVIWGSMYGNTAKLVSEVIKGIRSEKIPVHQYRVPEDDIGFILADAWKSAGIVLGMPTYEYQMFPPMAHVIDDFNRKKVQNKKAFRFGSYGWSGGAEKELGTATEKLHWDFLESVEWQGAPGEAEMKMAFQRGRELAVLVKEFASKACD